CAGTTCAAGTAATTCAGGATAGGCTGTGTACTGTCCAGCCTGTTCTCCATTACTTGGCTCGGGGGCCGGTGCCCTGCTGCCTCGGGGTGAGGGGGCCGCCCTCAGGCCCCTTCGTTTGCCTAAGGCCATGGTGGGGCAAAGACTGGGAATTAGTGATTCCCCGCGAGGTAGGACCTGAAGCTAGAAGTTGGAGGTTCATTTTGATCCTCTTCTGGAAGGACAGGTGCTAGCCAAGTGGAGCCCGTGGGCCCTGGGACCAGCCTCCCTCCTGTGTTCCTTGCTCTGttccctccctgtcctcagccgggcaccaccacccccaccccacccccaccccacgccctgCCTGCGGGCCAGCAGTCCCCTCACCGGCCCACCCCCTAGGTCTACGTGCTGAAGAGGCCCCACGTGGATGAGTTCCTGCAGCGAATGGGCGAGCTCTTTGAGTGCGTGCTGTTCACCGCCAGCCTTGCCAAGGTGaggcccccccccaacccctccgaAGGGCTCCTGGGGCCACCCGcttcccctccacctccagcctGCAGTCGGGTGGACCATTGGGTCCCCTTTGGGCCTGGATGACCCGTGTTCCACTCTATAGTACGCAGACCCAGTAGCCGATCTGCTGGACAAGTGGGGGGCCTTCCGGGCTCGGCTGTTTCGTGAGTCCTGCGTTTTCCATCGGGGGAATTACGTGAAGGACCTGAGCCGGCTGGGCCGAGACCTGCGACGGGTGCTCATCCTGGACAACTCACCCGCCTCCTACGTCTTCCATCCAGACAACGCCGTGAGTACTGGGCAGGACCAGGTTGGGGGACCGAGAGCCAAGAAGAGGGTCCAGCCGCAGGGGCTTCCTTGGCCTCCCTACTGCTGTGCTGGGTGGTGTCTGGGGCCTAATGCCCTCCTGGTCATCTGTGCTTCCTGCCCTCGGGGACCTGTGCCTCCCCCATAACACATACCCACTGCCGCTGCAGCTTTTCGGACCTTACTGATCATTCCATCCACTTGCTTGGAGGGGGTGCCCGCGGCGGGGGGGCTTCTGCGTTCTGGAGCAGTTTCAGCTTCTGAAAATCACCAGTTGTGACCTAGTCTTGGGTCCCAGAAACAATGTAGTGGGTCCTagttggagttttaaaaaaaaaacaaaagagaatagaaaatattgGAGGGCTTTGCACCCGGGAAGGGTAAGTACTACTTTATAAAACCGGCAGTGTATCGTATAGGTAAACGGAATTCACGGTGGGTTGCTGTCAGGAATGTTTGAAAATCTTGAGTCAGGGGCTCCCCTGGGGGTGGCCCGCCAAACAGTGAGTGCTCAGGGCTGGTCTGGACATCCTGTGCCCGGAGCCACCTGCTCTCCTCAGCACTGCGCATCCCTCTGCCCAGGTACCGGTGGCCTCCTGGTTTGACAACATGAGCGACACGGAGCTCCACGACCTTCTGCCCTTCTTCGAGCAGCTCAGCCGTGTGGATGACGTGTACTCAGTGCTCAGGCAGCCACGGCCAGGCAGCTAGTGAGGTGCCCTGGGGCCATGACCGGCCCCTGACCAAGGCCCACACCCCTCCCTCGTGGACTTGTCCTTACAAAAACCCAGCAGCGGTGGCCCACTTCAGCCTTCAGCGGCATGGGGAAGTGGGTCCTCCCCGCCTGCCCGGCCAGGCTGCACCAAGAGCAATGAACCTCTGGGTCCCTGTGTCAGTGCCTTagaacctcctcctcctccttggggGACCTGTGGGGCCCTGTAGGGcactcccctccctctccctctctttgctgCCATGTTTCTTTGCTGCCAAATAGGGCCCCTTGGCCCTTTCTGGTTctacttgggggaggggcaggcttcctgctgcccCATGCCTTGGACCCCCAGCCTGGGAATGGTGGACACCAAGTGCCTTCCTTGCATAGAACCCTTTTTGCCCTGCCCTGTTTTCCCAGGGCCGTGATCGGGTCGGCTCTGGCCTGGGACAGTCTCCAGATGGCTGCAGTCAAGGCTGGAAGGGGCGAGGAAtcagcctccccacctcctcccttggGACTGGTACAGCCCCCACCCATCTCTGCCTCctaggagggtggggaggggagatctGTTATCATTTGGTGAAGGGAATGGGGTGTGTCCTGCGGGACCCCAGAGTCCAGCTTCTCTAGGCCCAGCAGCAGCTGAAAGCTGCTTCCCACACCAAGCCCTGACCTCTCACATCTGCCTTAAccatcccaaggccctggggccaccaccccagccctggtgttgggggcagaggcaggacccGTTTGTGGTgccatataaatatgtatatgtgtatatagatttctaggggaaggggagagggaagggccaGGGTGCAGAGACCTCCCCAGTCCTTCACCCCTTTCCTGGACCCATAaattgtggggagggagggaaaggatttttacattttttaaactgctaTTTTCTGAATGAAACAGTCTGGGCCAAGGGGCCCCAAGCCCTGTCTTCTGCCCCTCACACCCTCTTTGCTccaattattcattcattgaaaacACATCAGCACATTCTCTGTGCCCAAGGCTGTGCTAGGCCCACCAGCTGTGTGCGTGGGGGTCTCTGCATCTCATtggtgccctcccccacccactccatACTTCACTGGTGCCTTTAGGGGAGCTGTAGGAGGTGGGACCCTtcttggggggtttggggggtctCCAGGAAGCCTGGCCAAGCTGTCGCCGTCCCCCCTGTGCCAACTCACCCCTGTTGTGctcttcccccccacaccccctgctgGCTGGGGGCAGCTCCCAAGACATTCTGCCTTCAGAAGCTCTGACTTCTTTATCTGGAACCCCTTCCCCAAAATGCTGAGTCTGGAGATCAAGGCCTTGGGCTCTCCCCAGGGCTTAACGGTTAAGGGGACCCACATACCAGTGCCAAGGGGGGTGTCCAATGGAGATATCATTGCCCTTCAGCCccagagagctgggggtgggagggaggaaaaggttGGCCAGAATCAGGTGACCTTCCCATTTAAGTGCCTTCTCTGTGACTGAGAGCCCCACAGTGTGACAAGAACTAAAAACGCAAGACCCCCATCCAGCCTCTGTGGTCACTGGGGGGACGTTGAaccggggggtggtggggggatgggggttgtcCTCAGGCCACACCCTCCAGGGatgtggagggaggggctgccctgccccccccccaggcttCAAGTGTGCAAGTGTGAGGTGGGCGCACAGTGGTAAGTGGACCTGAGCACACCGCTGTACTGTTTAATTATTCTACGTCTCGTCGCCTGTTACCTGACCTGCAAAATGGAGAAATGCCCTCTTTGCAGAGTTGATTAAATGCCAGCACGCGGAGGGCTCGCTAGTATTAGCTGTAAAGTAAAGCTGGGCTGCGTCCCTAGGGGAGGCACTGGGAAGGTATTTGCAGGCGGGAGGGGTGTGGCCTCTGTCCCCGGGTAGAGGGGAGGGGCTGCGGCGGGCCCGAGCggggcgtgggggcggggcgggtTCCTGGGAAGCCAAGTTCAGAGCCAAACGGAAGAACTTTGGCTGAGGTGTCGCGAAGGGCAGGCTGGCGGAGGCGTCAAGGTCTTTGGGGGAGACGGTGGGCCCGGCGCTCGGTCTCCTTGACCTCCGCGCCTCTTTCCCCCATCCGCCCCTCCAAGGCCCCTCAGCACCTACTGGCCGCGCCCTTGCACTAGCCTCCGGCCCACTTCCTGCCTCCGCCCCTCCGGCCCGGGCAGAACTTCCTTTGCAAAAccaggcagccccaggccctggcaggAAGTGCCCTcacgcccctccccgccctcgCCTGCTTCTCACGGTGGCCGCTAGAGGCCTCTCAGTCCTCGGCGACtcagcctgcccttcccccaacccgggggtggagggggctggaAAAATGGGGGCCATCATCGTTTACCTACCTCCCGGGGGTGGGGTAGTCTTTCCCCCAATACACAAACAcactggaaggaagggagacCTGCCCTTCCAGAAGTTGGTCTCTGTCCCCCCAGCTCTGCCtaccctgcccccacacccccctcATCCCCATACCTTGTGAATCCAGCCTCAAGTCGGCCTCCTCGCGCCCCAGATGCTGGTCCGTCCCCCAAGTCGGGGATTGGGGGACGACCTCAGCGTGTGACAGCTCTGGAAAGCACCGATGTGGAAGGAGAAGCCCACAGATCCCAACCGCCCCACTCTGAGCTGGAGTCCGCTGGGGCAGGACAAATACCCAGCCCTCTCTGTCTCCGCTGGGGCAGGACAAATACCcagccctctctgtctctgccttcctccttcccccagtaCTACTGGATTTCCTGCTCTCCCAGTAAACACTGGTTACCCCCAAGATTTGCATCCAAGGGGCCCTGACATGCCAGGGAGTCGCCCAAGGTTCCCAGCTCTGAATGAGATCACAGCCagtctctccccaccaccacccacacaGCCTTCACCCACGTGGAGTTCAACTTAACCACAGGTATCTGCAttcactgtgtgctgggcacGATGCCAGGACCCAGGGACACCCCACAACTGGGCCATCCCTCTGCTTTCGAGGAACCCACACCCCAGTTCTGAGAAAGACACCTGAGCAGACTAAAACCTGAAATGCGGAgggcctgggtgcctcagatgattaagcggctgccttctgctcagggtcatgatctccaggtcctgggatggggcccagaGCCctctgtctggctccctgctcagcggggcgtctacttctgcctttccctccacctctccctcttctgcacttacgtgctctctcaaatgaataaataaaaattttttaaagattatttatttatttatttgacagagagagagagatcacaagtaggcagagaggcaggcagagagagaggaggaagcaggctccccgctgagcagagagcccaatgcggggcttgatcccaggaccctgggaccatgacctgagccgaaggcagagactttaacccactgagccacccaggcaccccaataaatgaaatatttttaaataaatatataaatgaataaaacttgaaATGCAATCAAagccgagagagagagattgagagagcgaGAACACGGAAGGTAGGCAGCACAGGCAGCACTTCAGCCCAGCTGGGATGGCCTAGAAGCTTTGGACATGCTTCCTGCTGCCTTGTAGCTCAGAGGAGTTCGGGAAGGCGGAGCAATTCAGGTTAAAGGTGGCCCAAGCAAGGAGTGGCATCAGGAAGGAAGTGGGATGTCGGAACTGCCAGGAAGTgtggaaaatgagaattttggaaCGCCACacaagggagaaaggaggggaaatggtgctggagacaggaggagaggccGAATCGTGCAGATCCTTAGGCAGTCCAAGGGAGTGTGGCCTTCTTATGGGCGGTGGGTGCCATTGAGGAACACTGACTAGGTGGGGCGGTGCTCAAAGGCTGCAGCTGAACTTTGGAAGCTCAACCAGGGGGTCCAGTGACTTGAGACCATATGGGGAGACCACAGTCATGGTCTCAAACATGGATGACGGAAGCCTGGGCTGAGCCAGGGGCGAAGTGAAGAAGAGGATAGAAGGGATGGTTGTGAGAGACGAGATAAACTTGGCCGGAAGCTGTGGCTGCTTggcttgggggctgggggcagggatggctgggagggaggaaggtttTGGAGATGTCAGCGGTGAGAATGTATGTAACGGGAGCCTGGTACGGGCAGATATTCACTATTCGCTTGTTACACAGGAGTCAAGGGTGCAGGGGAGCGGGCACCCGATAAAACACAGCTGGCAGGGCTAAGAGCTGGCACAACCTCTTTGGAGAGCAATTTGATATTAGTGaccaaaattacttttttttcaataaagattttatttatttatctgacagagagagacacagcgagagagggaacacagcagagggagtcggagagggagaagaaggtttctcgccgagcagagagcccgatgcagggtttgatcccaggaccctgggatcatgacctgagccaaaggcagaggcttatacTTTATACAAAATTACTtttgaggagcgcctgggtggctcagtgggttaagcttccgactcgattttggctcaggtcctgatcttggggccTTGAGATCAAACACCCCTTCGGGGCTCCtcttgctcagggaggagcctgcttgagctcctctctccctctgtccctcccccaacttgtgctttccctcactctctcccataaataaataaatctttaaaaaattattattattatttttaaagtttatttatttgacagcgagagagaaggcgagagagggaatacaagcaggggaagtgggagagggagaagcaggctccccactgagcagggagcccaatgtggggctggatctcaggatcctaggatcaagacctgagccaaaggcagacgcttaatgactgagccacgcaggcgcccctaaaaaattatttattaaatacagatactttttttttttttaagattttacttatttatttgagagagagagagagatctcggTGCGGGACTCCATCTGGGGACTCGATCTGGGAactgcgagatcatgacctgagccgaaggctgtcactcaaccaactgagccacccaagtgccctgcaGATACcttttgatccagcaattccacttttaggaaTTTGTGCTGTGTATAAAATGTACATAGTATAGACTTGTATGCATAAGGATGTTAATTGCATCCTTGTTTGTGATAGCAAAACACTTGACATTAACCTGAGTGCCCGTCAGTAAGGGACTGGTTAAATAAAGATTGCTGTATCTATAGCAGAGAGTACCACCTAGTCTTGAAAAACAGTGAGTTGGAACTATTTGAGCAGCTATAGAATGATCTCCGGGACAGATGACTGGTAAATGAAACAAAGCAAGAGTCCTAACAATGGCGATGGTGAATGCCCATAAAGGAGAAgtacagaaacagacacaaataTATACTTGCTTATCTCCCATCGGGGATACAAGAAATGAGAACTGTTCCCAATTCTGGGAACAGGGCTGGGGGACTGGGTGGGATTCCTCTACCATGGAAGGGACACATTTTATTATACATCTAATTTGAATTCTCTAAACCAGGcatgttcattaattttaaaataaaaatcagttgaaAATATATACCACAGCTTCCTAAATATAATATCAAAGATAGAAATCAtagattccatttctttccttcaaacATTCTTGGCAAAGCCTACCAGGTACCCGGCACTAGGGTTTGGCAGTGGGCTAACAGATGTGGTGAGGAAATCAGGTGTTGAAAAAGCAATTACAGaatgaatattataaaagaagttggggggcgcctgggtggctcagtgggctaaagcctctgccttcggctcaggtcatgatctcagggtcctgggatcaagctctactcagcggggggcctgcttccccacccccctcacctgcctctctgcctacttgtgatctctgtcaaataaacaaatgaaatcttaaaaaaaaaaaaaaagaagaagtaaaaagtGGTAAGTAAGGAATTTAAGACTTTCGTGCTTCTGGTGTCAAACCGTCACCCCAAGATGACTCCTAATTACAAAGGGAAGAATGTGCCTTTACGGAACCTAATCAAGTGTAAGATATACTTTCAGTTTGTGGGCAATACTGGGGGAAGAGgaacaaattaaataatacacaaggaaagaggggtgcctgggtggctcagtgggttaagcctctgccttcagctcaggtcatgatctcaggttcctgggatcgagtcccgcatcgggctctctgctcagcagggagcctgctttcccctctctctctgcctgtcaaataaataaataaaatctttaaaaaaaaaaatacgcaaGGAAAGACTCAGACAAATCCCCAATGTGAACACACGACGAGACATGTGTCCTTGACTGGGGTAAGTCAACATCAGGAGAAAAGAGGAGGACTGT
Above is a genomic segment from Lutra lutra chromosome 3, mLutLut1.2, whole genome shotgun sequence containing:
- the CTDSP1 gene encoding carboxy-terminal domain RNA polymerase II polypeptide A small phosphatase 1 isoform X1, with amino-acid sequence MDSSAVITQITKEEARGPLRGKGDQKLAASQKPRNRGILHSLFCCVCRDDGEALPAHSGAPLLVEENGAVPKQTPAQYLLPEAKAQDVDKICVVIDLDETLVHSSFKPVNNADFIIPVEIDGVVHQVYVLKRPHVDEFLQRMGELFECVLFTASLAKYADPVADLLDKWGAFRARLFRESCVFHRGNYVKDLSRLGRDLRRVLILDNSPASYVFHPDNAVPVASWFDNMSDTELHDLLPFFEQLSRVDDVYSVLRQPRPGS
- the CTDSP1 gene encoding carboxy-terminal domain RNA polymerase II polypeptide A small phosphatase 1 isoform X2 — protein: MDSSAVITQITKEEARGPLRGKGDQKLAASQKPRNRGILHSLFCCVCRDDGEALPAHSGAPLLVEENGAVPKTPAQYLLPEAKAQDVDKICVVIDLDETLVHSSFKPVNNADFIIPVEIDGVVHQVYVLKRPHVDEFLQRMGELFECVLFTASLAKYADPVADLLDKWGAFRARLFRESCVFHRGNYVKDLSRLGRDLRRVLILDNSPASYVFHPDNAVPVASWFDNMSDTELHDLLPFFEQLSRVDDVYSVLRQPRPGS